A single Cyanobacteria bacterium GSL.Bin1 DNA region contains:
- a CDS encoding anthranilate synthase, with product MILNSHCYTTQGGIHVSRSATEMPIDDAIESVLSCLDSQRGGLLASSYEYPGRYKWWAIGFVNPPLELATRDRDFTLKALNERGRVLLPYLAECLCRHPQLREVSLEDDRLVGSIQQATQFFAEEERSKQPSVFSVVREISQAFYSNEDENLGLYGAFSYDLVFQFESIAKQRDRAADQRDLLLYLPDELVVVNYYLKQAYRYQYEFETEHGSTHGIPRTGEWIDYRGERLTPEHESDHLPGEYAEKVNEALKYFRRGDLFEVVPSQNFYKGCVASPTELFRILQQINPSPYGFLLNLGGEYLIGSSPEMFVRVEGNCVETCPISGTIGRGPDAISDAAQIRVLLNSHKEEAELTMCTDVDRNDKSRICKPGSVKVIGRRQLEMYSHLIHTVDHVEGILRPEFDALDAFLTHTWAVTVTGAPKRSAMQFLEEYEQSPRRWYGGAVGYLAFNGDINTGLTLRTMRLKDSIAEVRVGATVLYDSDPTAEEQETHTKAAALVQTLCNACKDASSESNSEACVVRQTCETGKTTKAHISNDVSPQSQIQKRVLLIDYEDSFVHTLANYLRQAGASVTTLRHGFPPSVFDQEAPDLVVLSPGPGKPSDFGVPETVLECVQRELPIFGVCLGLQSIVKAFGGELGTLDYPQHGKTSRIDIVQ from the coding sequence ATGATTTTGAATTCCCATTGCTACACGACCCAGGGCGGCATTCACGTCTCTCGCTCTGCCACTGAGATGCCAATAGACGATGCTATAGAATCCGTTCTGTCGTGTTTAGATTCTCAACGAGGAGGCTTATTAGCAAGTAGCTATGAATATCCCGGACGATATAAATGGTGGGCAATTGGATTTGTCAATCCGCCTCTAGAGCTGGCAACGCGCGATCGCGACTTTACGTTGAAAGCGCTCAACGAACGGGGCAGAGTTCTTTTGCCTTACTTAGCGGAGTGCCTTTGCCGACATCCGCAACTTCGAGAAGTTTCATTAGAGGACGACCGTCTGGTTGGTTCCATTCAGCAAGCAACCCAGTTTTTTGCCGAAGAGGAACGAAGTAAGCAACCGTCTGTGTTTAGTGTGGTCCGCGAAATTTCTCAAGCTTTCTACAGCAACGAAGACGAAAACCTAGGACTTTATGGAGCCTTTAGCTACGATTTAGTCTTCCAATTCGAGTCAATTGCTAAACAGCGCGATCGCGCTGCCGATCAACGAGATTTGCTACTCTATCTGCCTGACGAGCTGGTTGTTGTTAACTACTATCTTAAGCAAGCCTACCGATATCAGTACGAATTTGAAACCGAACACGGCAGTACTCATGGAATACCTCGTACTGGCGAGTGGATTGACTACCGAGGAGAGCGGCTAACCCCGGAACACGAATCGGACCACCTACCGGGCGAGTACGCTGAGAAAGTGAACGAAGCTTTAAAGTACTTCCGTCGCGGCGATTTATTTGAAGTTGTTCCCAGTCAGAACTTCTATAAAGGTTGCGTCGCATCGCCTACAGAGTTGTTCCGTATTTTACAGCAAATCAATCCCAGTCCCTACGGTTTCTTACTTAATCTGGGAGGAGAATACCTCATCGGTTCTTCTCCAGAAATGTTTGTGCGCGTCGAGGGCAATTGTGTCGAAACCTGCCCGATTAGCGGTACCATTGGTCGCGGTCCCGATGCAATTAGTGATGCTGCTCAAATTCGTGTACTTCTCAACTCTCATAAAGAAGAAGCAGAGCTAACGATGTGTACTGATGTAGACCGCAATGACAAGTCGCGGATTTGCAAGCCGGGCTCGGTAAAGGTCATTGGTCGCCGTCAGCTAGAAATGTACAGCCACCTCATCCATACCGTCGATCACGTGGAAGGAATCCTACGTCCTGAATTTGATGCCCTAGATGCTTTTCTCACCCACACCTGGGCGGTCACGGTGACAGGTGCGCCCAAGCGGTCTGCCATGCAGTTCCTTGAGGAGTACGAACAAAGCCCTCGGCGCTGGTATGGCGGGGCTGTCGGCTATTTAGCCTTTAACGGCGACATCAATACAGGCTTAACCCTGCGGACAATGCGGCTTAAAGATTCAATTGCCGAAGTGCGGGTAGGAGCAACGGTTCTGTATGACTCAGATCCGACCGCCGAAGAACAGGAAACCCACACCAAAGCTGCTGCTCTTGTTCAGACCCTTTGCAATGCTTGTAAGGACGCGTCCTCCGAATCCAATTCGGAGGCTTGTGTCGTCCGTCAGACCTGCGAGACGGGGAAAACAACCAAAGCCCATATTAGCAATGACGTTTCCCCTCAATCCCAAATTCAAAAGCGAGTGCTGCTGATTGACTATGAAGACTCCTTCGTACACACGTTAGCAAACTACTTGCGTCAAGCTGGGGCAAGTGTCACTACCCTGCGTCACGGTTTTCCCCCATCAGTGTTTGATCAGGAAGCGCCCGATCTGGTGGTGTTATCGCCTGGACCTGGCAAACCCAGTGATTTTGGCGTTCCCGAAACCGTCCTTGAATGTGTCCAACGCGAACTGCCAATTTTCGGCGTTTGTTTAGGACTGCAAAGCATTGTCAAAGCGTTTGGAGGGGAACTCGGGACCTTAGATTATCCCCAGCACGGCAAGACTTCTCGGATTGACATTGTTCAATGA